DNA sequence from the Macrobrachium nipponense isolate FS-2020 chromosome 3, ASM1510439v2, whole genome shotgun sequence genome:
GGTAAGGAAATGGATCCGCtggtgggaggaggagggttCTGTGAAAACGAAGCCTCGATGTGGGAGGCCACGTGCAACCTCGCCCAGGATAGATGCCCTGATTGTAGCAGCTGCTGAAATGCATTCTATGAGGACATCTGCACAACATACTGAACATTTGGGGTTAAATTGCAATCCCATGACCTTGAGATGCAGACTCCATGAAGCCAGGATTCACAGTCATATCCCAGCATACAAAGGATGGCTCACTCCTGCACACAAGAAATGTCGCCTTGGGTTTGCTCTGAAACATCTTCCGCATGAGGAAAATTACTGGAGAATTGTCATCTTTACTGATGGAAAGGTGTTTCAGTCCGTGGCAGCCCGAGTTAGGCATTGCTGGCGGCGGCCTAACACGTACTATCAGGAGAATCACATACATCACCGAGCAATGAGTGGCAGAGTGGCAGTATCTTTCTGGGGATGGATGTGGGCATATGGTCCTGGTGAGCTTGTCAAGATCGATGGCCGCTTCACGGGAGAGAAATACATCAAAATCCTTGAGGAAGTGTTCCTTCCAACAGTTCGGGCTATAGCAGTTTCCTGCTCCTGGTGTATTACAGTTGGTCCATGACCAGAGACCCATCCACAACAGCCACGTGGTGTGGGACTGGCTAcagcaggggtgtcaaactcatggccTGCGGGATGGTCTTAAGTGGTCCCGCGATgtgccaagagatttttcaactcgagctactataactgttagaactgaggaaaatttaattagagttactaaactgttaaaacacataa
Encoded proteins:
- the LOC135222533 gene encoding uncharacterized protein LOC135222533, which encodes MVRKWIRWWEEEGSVKTKPRCGRPRATSPRIDALIVAAAEMHSMRTSAQHTEHLGLNCNPMTLRCRLHEARIHSHIPAYKGWLTPAHKKCRLGFALKHLPHEENYWRIVIFTDGKVFQSVAARVRHCWRRPNTYYQENHIHHRAMSGRVAVSFWGWMWAYGPGELVKIDGRFTGEKYIKILEEVFLPTVRAIAVSCSWCITVGP